TCCGGAATACACCTCGACTTTTACCTTTCCTGATGTCTTTTGCTCAACAAGCTCCGCAAATTTGTGGCAGATCTGATCCCTTGTATCTCCAACGGCTGATACATTTGCTAATTTAAATACCATGCTCTTTTCTTTGTCGGCATTCTGATTTGCGTCATTAGTATCGGTTTTTGAGTCGCATCCGGTCAGCACCGTGGTTAAAAGAATTAACGCAATCAGTATTGCCATTAATCCCCTTTTCTTTACCTTCATTAACCTCTACCTCCTTAAAATTTATACTCTCAAAAACCCTTAGGGTTTTCGATGTATATGTTTAGAAGTGTGAGCTTAACTCATACCTCCAACATCCTTCGGATACTGACTTCTAATCGTCTAATACTCGGCTCCATGCATAGCCATATACGGCTGCATTCCACCTTGAAATACCCAATGCAAATTACTTTTCGATATCTTTTTTGGTTCAATGCATTGAGTATCCTCCGTCTACGGTGATCAATGACCCTGTAATGAACTGGGCGTCATCAGAAGCTAAGAATACTATCAGTTCACCCAGTTTCTTGGGATCACCTGCTTTATTTAGCGGTATTTGCTGCATTATTGCATTCTTTTTATCCTCTGCTATATTTTCTGTGAGGGGAGTAACATGATAACCGGGTGCAACCGCAATAGCGTGTACATTAAATGGCCCAAGTTCTTTAGCCAATGCTTTTGTCAAACCAACAACCCCTGCCTTTGCAGTTGAATATGCACCTCTACCTAACAGTCCCCCTCCTCTTAGCCCAGCTACAGAAGAAATATTAATTATTTTCCCGCTTTTTTGTGCAATCATATTTTCAATAAC
This sequence is a window from Bacillota bacterium. Protein-coding genes within it:
- a CDS encoding SDR family oxidoreductase; its protein translation is MMRMDGKTVIITGGASGLGAAIAEAMAKNGANLALLDINAEGLAKVKNQVSQYSTRVETYKVDVTDYKEVQKIGEIIYSDFDKVDVLVNCAGGGKEIVLGFRELTEESWKRQIDLNLNSTFNCCKMVIENMIAQKSGKIINISSVAGLRGGGLLGRGAYSTAKAGVVGLTKALAKELGPFNVHAIAVAPGYHVTPLTENIAEDKKNAIMQQIPLNKAGDPKKLGELIVFLASDDAQFITGSLITVDGGYSMH